One genomic window of Leptospira saintgironsiae includes the following:
- a CDS encoding Ig-like domain-containing protein produces MKTQTFKGFLLISFALIFASIGCGAEKHASLSDSIFASLGIATDSGGSLPTSASLTPYKDTDEPATLPVDFGTAGPQALLNLSSTDQVDRYKSLEIVFSEPMTQSTVNGDFILKEKTGTLLPGPAVEKGGSFYWKSGGRLIFDPYKELKPNTTYQLTLTSASKGLEGGNLQPYTIEFTTEPDYLIGATLNGTAVGPANSSKDLTYTDAAPGTIAMNLNASFTSPISGANSIQTIKLKHLSSTAEHVICAAPPCDMTVPLASSVNLNTFSGAKAGLKPFQGGNAYIFEITTTNGKVFRRSFGFNYGKVNTTPYAMITNGAAAIVDETQALKLFGQILERFTKNDYKISGKSFSDFSNAPKSTSKRTSYCIDYHSEINFIRSFGDSTDPDNGDGYCGASGANPGAFVGNGCFLGCSDFDMDVYITGVNIPAMTGTDPTITASLSVPANNNLKVSINGRKAIINLAIIARNRNSIGLGLVGSGSKFYFTTIAEVNLNETANPRAAVGNTNTVVDTNGEFNIAIKTPLTIAALPANTSSDNFYTKEWSDHLRVKNNAGTLDSVDYVDSTSWAADLLSSVTASIANDMVPALKPAITQSMLKDVVQKVAPNALNAVVTSLANPGLDVILPDYLPTPLQSFPLSLKLKFQTDVVPTVSGANKGLVGSASVALVAKNPLINTDPNYHGHQLASGFVSTRPVPTGDALTKTFPFSKSSTNPGLLLTLTADTVTQAAYSLWQNGALNLRINKPFIDSITAYAGSDPLFQLTQELVKVGTLLNILAPGRSTLVGLNPSDSTKLIQSVKSSDDVDIDVYSIHAPNGEFKFGGASSIPALTVNFTDLELRIYGRRPNGTQIGYPILSSITCSSAAADNAANSCRYLLNTVRVSIKGDGSFNFIPFVNPDPTGKPQYNNLNAMSLVIKKDETSMAYTLDILEGNSVNPFGLDPKGIFQVVDPLIRSLIIPLVNNVLRQVPLPKSLNVSAITNFSTGAVCNLQSTTDKLKLITIPIPNTEPYPYLFGGLQFQGAAATNPGTVVQCP; encoded by the coding sequence ATGAAGACGCAAACATTCAAAGGATTTTTACTTATCAGTTTTGCTTTAATTTTCGCATCGATTGGATGCGGGGCAGAAAAACATGCGAGTCTTTCCGATTCTATCTTTGCAAGTCTCGGGATCGCTACCGATTCCGGAGGAAGTCTTCCTACTAGTGCATCTTTAACTCCTTATAAGGATACTGATGAGCCTGCTACTCTTCCTGTAGATTTCGGAACTGCAGGGCCACAGGCATTATTGAATCTTTCTTCTACAGACCAAGTAGATCGTTACAAAAGTTTGGAGATCGTTTTCTCTGAGCCAATGACTCAATCTACAGTGAACGGTGACTTTATTCTGAAAGAAAAAACCGGGACATTATTACCTGGTCCTGCTGTAGAAAAGGGTGGATCCTTTTACTGGAAATCAGGTGGAAGATTGATCTTCGATCCTTACAAAGAGTTGAAACCAAATACTACTTATCAACTCACTCTAACGAGCGCTTCTAAAGGTTTAGAAGGTGGAAATCTTCAACCTTATACAATTGAATTTACTACTGAGCCTGATTATTTAATCGGAGCTACGTTAAACGGAACGGCGGTTGGTCCTGCAAATTCTTCTAAGGATTTAACTTATACCGATGCTGCTCCTGGCACGATCGCTATGAATTTGAACGCAAGTTTTACTTCTCCGATCAGTGGTGCAAATTCTATCCAGACGATCAAACTTAAACATTTAAGTTCTACTGCAGAACATGTGATCTGTGCGGCTCCGCCTTGTGATATGACCGTTCCTCTTGCTTCTTCTGTGAATCTCAATACTTTCTCAGGAGCAAAAGCAGGGCTGAAACCTTTCCAAGGTGGGAATGCTTATATTTTTGAGATCACTACTACGAACGGTAAAGTATTCCGTAGATCATTCGGATTCAATTATGGAAAAGTAAACACCACTCCATATGCTATGATCACAAATGGTGCTGCTGCGATCGTAGATGAAACTCAGGCTTTAAAACTTTTTGGCCAGATCTTAGAAAGATTTACAAAGAACGATTATAAAATATCCGGTAAATCATTCTCGGATTTTTCAAATGCTCCTAAGAGCACTTCGAAAAGAACAAGCTATTGTATAGATTATCACTCTGAGATCAATTTTATACGTAGCTTTGGGGATTCTACTGATCCAGATAACGGAGACGGATACTGCGGCGCATCGGGAGCAAATCCCGGAGCATTCGTAGGTAATGGTTGTTTCTTAGGTTGTTCCGACTTCGATATGGACGTCTACATCACTGGGGTTAATATTCCTGCTATGACCGGTACCGATCCTACGATCACTGCAAGCTTAAGTGTTCCGGCAAATAATAATCTTAAAGTAAGTATTAACGGCCGTAAGGCGATTATTAACCTTGCTATTATTGCAAGAAATAGAAATTCAATCGGGCTTGGCCTTGTAGGTTCTGGAAGTAAATTCTATTTCACTACTATTGCGGAAGTGAATTTGAATGAAACTGCAAACCCTCGTGCTGCAGTAGGAAATACGAATACTGTAGTGGATACAAATGGAGAATTTAATATAGCAATTAAAACTCCTTTGACTATCGCAGCTCTTCCTGCAAACACCTCTTCAGATAATTTTTATACAAAAGAATGGTCAGATCATTTACGCGTAAAGAATAACGCGGGCACTCTTGATTCCGTAGACTATGTGGATTCTACTTCCTGGGCAGCGGATCTTTTGTCCTCAGTTACGGCTTCTATTGCGAACGATATGGTCCCTGCTTTAAAACCGGCGATCACCCAGTCTATGTTAAAAGACGTTGTGCAAAAGGTTGCGCCTAACGCTTTAAATGCAGTTGTTACTTCTTTGGCAAATCCTGGTTTGGATGTTATATTGCCGGATTATCTTCCTACTCCTCTCCAAAGTTTTCCACTTTCTTTGAAACTGAAGTTTCAAACAGATGTGGTTCCAACAGTTTCTGGAGCCAACAAAGGGTTAGTCGGTTCTGCTTCTGTTGCTTTGGTGGCTAAAAATCCATTGATCAATACGGATCCAAATTATCACGGACATCAATTGGCTTCTGGTTTTGTGAGCACTCGTCCTGTTCCGACTGGAGATGCGCTTACTAAAACTTTCCCATTCTCTAAAAGTTCTACAAACCCTGGACTTCTTCTGACACTGACTGCGGATACTGTAACTCAGGCTGCTTATAGTCTTTGGCAAAACGGTGCATTAAATTTAAGGATCAATAAACCTTTTATAGATTCCATCACTGCGTATGCTGGTTCTGATCCTCTATTCCAGTTGACCCAAGAATTAGTAAAGGTCGGAACTCTTCTGAATATCTTAGCACCAGGTAGATCTACTTTAGTTGGCTTGAATCCGAGTGATTCTACTAAACTTATCCAAAGCGTAAAATCTTCGGATGATGTGGATATAGATGTATATTCGATCCACGCGCCTAACGGAGAGTTTAAATTCGGTGGCGCAAGTTCTATTCCTGCTCTTACGGTAAACTTTACTGATCTGGAATTAAGGATTTACGGAAGAAGGCCGAACGGAACTCAGATTGGATATCCTATATTAAGTTCGATAACCTGTTCTTCTGCGGCAGCTGATAATGCTGCAAACAGTTGTCGTTATCTTTTGAATACTGTTCGTGTAAGTATCAAGGGAGATGGATCCTTTAATTTTATTCCATTCGTGAATCCGGATCCTACTGGAAAACCTCAGTATAATAATTTGAATGCTATGAGCCTTGTGATCAAAAAAGATGAGACCAGCATGGCTTATACGCTGGATATTCTGGAAGGAAATTCAGTGAACCCATTCGGTTTGGATCCTAAGGGAATTTTCCAAGTGGTTGATCCTTTGATCCGTTCATTGATCATTCCTTTGGTGAATAACGTATTACGCCAAGTTCCTTTGCCTAAATCTCTGAACGTTTCTGCAATCACGAATTTTTCTACAGGTGCGGTATGTAATCTTCAGTCGACAACTGATAAATTGAAACTGATCACTATCCCGATCCCGAATACTGAACCTTATCCGTATCTATTCGGAGGCCTTCAGTTCCAAGGAGCTGCTGCTACGAACCCCGGAACGGTGGTGCAATGTCCTTAA
- a CDS encoding Ig-like domain-containing protein yields MVTGLGERERIFIKRTVVITCLAVPLLLFGCKGSEKGGGMLDSFLSSIGIPIDDGGSIPGTSNNINYTETDTPATLPVDFGTAGPQVLLNLASLTQVDRYKSLEIVFSEPMVASTVKADFVFTEDNGTLLPGPPTEKGGTFYWKSGGRLVYDPYRELKANTTYKLTLTSASKGLEGGSLQPYTVSFTTEPDYYITMSLNGTGVGPANSQKDLTYLDATPGTISMNLNASFSNPSNPNQIQSIKLKHMGSTAEHVICAASPCDMTAPLASSLNLNTFSGAKAGLKPYQGGNAYEFQISTADGKTFRRSFGFNYGKVNSTPYALISNASAAVFDEAQTLKLFSNILQRFAHADFKITNKTFNDFSGSPKVTDVTPLRDPDGNGNFSDRRCIDFWSITANDFPITVNYVKTYGDMAGQFGNGYCGVAGNTGAFNITASFLGNLPMWLDVYINNVVVPPLAPDNTTNITDSIYVQADGVMGVDLNGKRSVIDITTIGYSHDCTGLACLLGNDDTYGFSTTATLNPNSPYTSRLARAKANASFDSSGKIAVAIKTPYTPTDGINGNFYVSEWTNNLNVAGVNLLAATDTLGSWLSPITESVANNAVPQATPYITQSMLRDIVERVSVEAMNAVLVSLNNPGLDVTLPDYLPAPLNNFPLSLRLMAQNDAVVKSDGINKGILTSASVSLVAKTPLANTDPNYHGHQLATGFVSTRPIPTGTAMAKTYPFSRSNANPGLLLTLNADTVTQAAYSLWQNGALNLRINKQFINQIKQYAGSDPLFELTQELVKVGTLLNILSPGRPLVGLKPGDPTKFVPNVSATDDVDIDVYAIHAPNGEFKFGGASALPTLVVNFTDLELRIYGRRLPGTDVGSGSSVPCSAAAADSAANSCRYLLNTVRVSLKGDGSFNFIPFVNPDPTGKPQYNNLNALSLVIRKDEASMSYTMDILEGPTFNPFGLDPKGIFQVVDPLIRSLIVPLVNNVLRQVPLPSSLTLDAITNASSGNKCNLQSTTDKLRLVTIPIPNSEAYPYLFGGLQFQGAFASNPGNAISCP; encoded by the coding sequence ATGGTTACCGGATTGGGTGAAAGAGAAAGAATTTTTATTAAACGGACGGTTGTTATAACCTGTCTGGCAGTACCCCTTTTACTTTTTGGATGTAAAGGTTCCGAAAAGGGGGGAGGAATGCTCGATTCTTTCCTTAGTTCTATTGGCATTCCTATTGATGATGGGGGTTCTATTCCAGGAACTTCTAATAATATTAATTATACTGAAACTGATACTCCTGCTACTTTACCAGTAGATTTTGGTACAGCTGGTCCTCAGGTCCTTCTTAATTTAGCTAGTCTCACCCAAGTGGACCGTTATAAAAGTTTAGAGATCGTCTTCTCTGAACCAATGGTTGCGAGCACTGTAAAAGCTGACTTCGTTTTTACAGAAGATAACGGGACACTTCTTCCAGGGCCTCCAACTGAAAAGGGAGGGACCTTCTATTGGAAATCCGGAGGAAGACTTGTTTATGATCCGTACAGAGAATTAAAAGCAAATACTACTTACAAACTCACGTTGACCTCAGCTTCCAAAGGATTGGAAGGCGGAAGTCTTCAGCCTTATACTGTCAGCTTTACTACAGAGCCAGATTACTATATTACAATGTCCTTAAATGGTACAGGAGTAGGTCCTGCGAATTCTCAAAAGGACCTGACTTACTTAGATGCGACTCCAGGTACAATCTCCATGAACCTGAATGCAAGTTTTTCCAATCCTAGTAATCCGAACCAAATCCAAAGTATTAAATTAAAACATATGGGTTCCACTGCGGAGCATGTGATTTGTGCGGCTTCGCCTTGCGATATGACTGCACCTTTAGCTTCTTCATTAAATTTGAATACTTTTTCAGGAGCAAAAGCAGGGCTAAAACCATACCAAGGCGGAAACGCTTATGAATTCCAGATCTCGACTGCTGATGGGAAAACATTCCGCAGATCTTTTGGATTCAATTATGGAAAAGTAAATTCTACTCCATATGCTTTGATATCTAATGCGTCTGCAGCGGTTTTTGATGAAGCTCAGACTTTAAAATTATTTTCTAATATCCTGCAAAGATTTGCACACGCAGATTTTAAGATCACGAATAAAACATTTAACGATTTTTCTGGATCTCCTAAAGTTACAGACGTTACTCCTCTTAGAGACCCTGACGGGAATGGCAACTTTTCCGACAGAAGATGTATAGATTTCTGGTCTATTACCGCTAATGATTTTCCGATCACTGTAAATTATGTAAAGACTTACGGAGATATGGCTGGCCAATTCGGGAATGGATATTGTGGGGTCGCAGGAAATACAGGAGCATTCAATATCACTGCAAGCTTCTTAGGAAATCTTCCTATGTGGTTGGATGTTTATATCAATAACGTAGTAGTTCCTCCTTTAGCTCCGGATAATACTACAAATATTACCGACTCAATTTACGTCCAAGCAGATGGAGTAATGGGGGTAGACCTAAACGGGAAAAGATCTGTAATTGATATTACTACGATTGGATATTCTCACGATTGCACAGGACTTGCTTGTTTACTGGGGAACGATGATACTTACGGATTCTCTACCACGGCTACTCTGAATCCTAACTCGCCATATACTTCTCGTTTGGCGAGAGCAAAGGCAAACGCAAGCTTTGATTCGAGCGGGAAGATTGCAGTGGCGATCAAAACTCCTTATACACCTACAGATGGGATTAACGGTAACTTTTATGTTTCAGAGTGGACTAATAATCTAAATGTGGCAGGTGTAAATTTACTCGCTGCTACTGATACATTAGGCTCTTGGCTTTCTCCAATTACGGAAAGTGTAGCGAATAACGCAGTTCCTCAGGCAACACCTTATATCACTCAGTCTATGCTAAGAGATATTGTGGAAAGAGTATCTGTGGAGGCAATGAACGCAGTATTAGTTTCTTTGAATAATCCAGGTTTAGATGTTACTCTCCCGGATTATTTACCTGCACCTTTGAATAATTTCCCTTTATCACTTAGATTGATGGCGCAAAACGATGCCGTGGTAAAATCCGATGGGATCAATAAGGGGATCTTGACTTCTGCAAGTGTATCTTTGGTTGCTAAAACTCCTCTTGCAAATACGGATCCTAATTATCATGGACATCAATTGGCTACTGGTTTTGTGAGCACTCGTCCTATTCCGACTGGAACAGCCATGGCAAAAACATATCCATTCTCTAGGAGTAATGCTAATCCTGGATTACTTCTTACTTTGAATGCGGATACTGTGACTCAAGCAGCTTATAGTCTCTGGCAAAATGGTGCCTTGAATTTAAGGATCAATAAACAATTCATAAATCAGATTAAACAATACGCAGGTTCTGATCCTCTCTTTGAGTTGACCCAAGAGTTGGTGAAAGTTGGGACTTTGCTGAATATCTTATCTCCGGGTAGGCCTTTAGTAGGTTTAAAACCAGGTGATCCTACTAAGTTTGTTCCCAATGTTAGTGCTACAGATGATGTGGATATAGATGTTTATGCTATACATGCTCCAAATGGTGAGTTCAAATTCGGAGGAGCAAGTGCGCTTCCTACTTTGGTAGTGAACTTTACGGATTTGGAATTAAGGATATATGGTAGAAGACTTCCTGGAACAGATGTTGGTAGCGGAAGTTCTGTGCCTTGTAGTGCTGCTGCTGCGGATAGTGCCGCAAACAGTTGCCGTTATCTTTTGAACACAGTCCGTGTAAGTTTAAAAGGGGATGGCTCTTTTAATTTTATTCCTTTTGTGAATCCAGATCCAACTGGAAAACCTCAATATAATAATTTGAATGCATTGAGCCTTGTGATCCGAAAAGACGAAGCTAGTATGTCTTATACTATGGACATTCTAGAAGGGCCTACATTTAATCCATTTGGTTTGGATCCTAAGGGAATTTTCCAAGTGGTAGATCCTTTGATCCGCTCTTTGATTGTTCCTTTGGTGAATAATGTATTAAGACAGGTCCCTCTACCTAGTTCCTTAACTTTGGATGCGATCACGAATGCTAGTTCAGGCAATAAATGTAATCT